In a genomic window of Amblyomma americanum isolate KBUSLIRL-KWMA chromosome 4, ASM5285725v1, whole genome shotgun sequence:
- the LOC144129743 gene encoding uncharacterized protein LOC144129743, whose amino-acid sequence MATRARDSVAGAEQPTVRGQPGRRYRRKKREKSPKVKKRRRRTSSGSENLACSIVTDSATLARDPTQSRGPEESPSKKAPAVSWSSVMPLPPTLDSTSASTPQSPKSPEVRSVHDNERGGCVCIAPETSTAEAVETATPTPLVSEAMTVSSAGDRSSGEHVYSSPTQKRSPSRGALTNVTFGAYPSSTPSPDPAVLAIPGALATGTAIMKSRSTRLRAISIAITHEPSTAETNIVPRALYRIGLLACALLSLAMLTFHWMAMPLLAPSVGHWCRKSKEVGNVSEAQWKRTFIPLGNDGRYSKCTVYSVGSVTTTDSNGVGSAGRPISAATAVTTPRQEVPCSSWEYDLSSEVKTLTSEWNLVCERRGLLFLAVIYNNIGGLVAMPIVGQMADRLGRWPVMVVSLLLALLAAIGTVFTSTFTTFVIARMLLTGSLSALALVVVLAMFEGYAYRQRQRSVCAAH is encoded by the exons ATGGCGACCAGAGCGCGGGATTCTGTCGCAGGTGCTGAGCAACCTACGGTCCGAGGTCAGCCTGGGAGGCGCTACCGAAG AAAGAAGAGGGAGAAGTCTCCAAAGGTAAAAAAGCGGCGCCGGCGTACCTCTTCGGGCTCGGAAAACTTGGCGTGCTCGATCGTCACTGATTCCGCTACACTTGCACGTGACCCAACACAGTCGAGAGGACCTGAAGAAAGTCCCTCTAAGAAAGCCCCCGCTGTCTCCTGGTCCAGCGTCATGCCGCTCCCTCCTACCCTCGACAGCACGTCAGCATCCACCCCTCAGAGCCCGAAAAGCCCAGAAGTGCGCTCGGTCCATGATAACGAAAGGGGCGGCTGTGTCTGCATTGCACCGGAGACGAGCACTGCGGAGGCAGTCGAGACTGCCACGCCTACGCCACTGGTGTCCGAAGCCATGACGGTGTCCTCAGCAGGAGACAGAAGCTCCGGCGAGCACGTCTACTCGAGTCCCACACAAAAGCGGAGCCCAAGTCGCGGTGCCTTGACCAACGTTACCTTCGGTGCCTACCCCTCGTCAACGCCTTCACCCGACCCAGCAGTACTGGCTATACCGGGCGCCCTTGCCACTGGCACCGCAATTATGAAGTCACGCTCTACACGGCTTAGAGCTATCAGCATCGCTATTACCCATGAACCATCGACAGCCGAAACGAACATCGTACCCCGTGCCTTGTACAGGATAGGGCTGCTGGCTTGTGCCTTGCTCTCTCTGGCCATGCTCACATTCCACTGGATGGCGATGCCGCTGCTTGCACCGTCGGTGGGCCACTGGTGCCGCAAGTCCAAGGAAGTGGGGAACGTGAGCGAGGCGCAGTGGAAGAGGACATTCATCCCGCTTGGCAACGACGGCCGCTACAGCAAGTGCACCGTCTACAGCGTGGGTTCTGTGACGACAACAGACAGCAATGGCGTCGGCTCTGCCGGCCGTCCAATATCTGCGGCAACGGCGGTGACGACCCCGCGGCAAGAGGTGCCGTGCAGCAGCTGGGAGTACGACCTTTCGTCAGAAGTGAAGACACTGACCAGCGAGTGGAACCTGGTGTGCGAGCGCCGCGGGCTTTTATTTCTCGCAGTCATATACAATAACATCGGAGGGCTGGTGGCGATGCCAATCGTAGGACAGATGGCCGACCGGCTGGGTCGCTG GCCCGTGATGGTCGTCAGCCTCCTTCTGGCTCTTTTGGCGGCCATCGGGACTGTGTTCACATCGACCTTCACCACCTTCGTAATTGCGCGCATGCTACTCACGGGCTCGCTCAGCGCCCTGGCCCTCGTCGTGGTGCTGGCCATGTTCGAGGGCTACGCTTACCGGCAGCGACAGCGCAGTGTGTGCGCCGCACACTAG